The Verrucomicrobiaceae bacterium DNA window CCCGGTGCACGCGGCGTCTATGGCTATGAAAAGGACTTCACACTCCAGCTCGCACAAAAGGTGCGCACAGCACTGATGGCCCGTGGATTCAAAGTGGTGCTCACACGCAGCACAGACACCTTCATCAGCCTGAAAGGGCGGGTGGAAATGGCGAACCAGATCCCGAACAGCATCTTCATCAGTCTGCACTTCAATTACAGTGAGGGCTCTGCCAGTGGGGTGGAGACTTGGGCGCTGACTCCGCAGGGTGCAGCGGCGACCATCAGCCGTGGCGGTGGCTACAACGTCAATGGCACCACCGGAAATCACCAGGATAGCGCCAATATCGCCCTCGCCAGTGCGGTGCATGCCCGCATCACCACCAGCCTGCGCACCGTGGACCGTGGCATCATGCGTGCCCAGTGGAGCGTGCTCACGGGCATCAAAAAACCCGGCATCCTCGTCGAGGGTGGTTTCGTCACGAACCGCGAGGAGTGTGCCCGCATCGCCGCGCCGAATAGCACCTACCAGCAGACCATGGCCGCCTCCATCGCCGATGCGGTGGTGAACTACCGTGAGGCGCTGAAGCCTGTCACGATCCGGCGCTAAGATGCCCGGCGCAGGCGTGTTTTCTATTTATAGATCGGTGCCTGTTGTCACGAATGAATGACACTTCATTAGGTGCGAAATGTGCCGCTATGGCCGTATTTGGCTGCTTGCAGGCTGCATTATATGACAACCTCGACACACCTGATTTTTTCCGCCATGAAACGCTTCCTCGCCTTCCTCTCACTCTCTGCGGGTATCGCCTCCGCTGATGTCAGTCTGCCTGCTGTCTTCAGCGATGGCATGGTTTTGCAGCAGCTCCAGCTCGTGCCAGTATGGGGCACTGCGCAGCCGGGGGAGCAGGTGAAGGTCACCTTTGGTGAGCAGACTCAGCAGGCCACGGCTGGGAAAGATGGCCGCTGGAGCGTCACGCTGAATCCGCTGAACTCTAGCGACAAGCCCGCCGAGCTCATCGTCGCAGGGCGCAGCACACGTACGATCAAAAATGTGCTCGTCGGTGAGGTCTGGGTCTGCTCTGGCCAGTCGAACATGGGCATGACGGTCGCCCGCTCACTCAATCCCGAGGCGGAGGCCGCTGCGGCAAAATTCCCCGCCATCCGCATGTTCAGCGTCGAGCGCCAGCCCGCTCAGGAGTCGCAGACCGACTGCAAAGGGGAGTGGAAGGAGGCGAACAGCGCCAATGTGGGCAATTTCTCCGCTGCGGCCTATTTCTTTGGCCGGCATCTGCACCAGGCACTGAAAGTGCCCGTGGGCCTCATCAATACGAGCTGGGGCGGCACCCGCGTGGAGGCATGGACCAGCCAAGAGGCACTGGCCCAGAGACCATGTGCTCAGGAGATGCTGGCAGACTGGAAGGACGTCTCCTCCAAATGGGATGCCGCAACGGAGCAGGCTGCCTTTGACCAGCGCAAAGCGCAGTGGCAGGCCGAAGTGAAGAAAATCGATGAGCAGAACAAAAAAGCCGCCGCTGGAACTGCCAAGCTGCCACGCCCATCCGCACCACGCCCGCCGGATGATCCGACCAAGACGCCGCATCGCCCCAGTGTGCTTTTTAATGGCATGATCGCCCCACTCATCCCCTACGGCATCAAGGGAGCGATCTGGTACCAGGGCGAGTCGAATCAGCGCCGTGCTGTCCAATACCAAGAGCTACTCCCCACGCTCATCAATGACTGGCGCAAGCGCTGGGACAGTGAATTCCCCTTTTACATCGTGCAGCTCGCCAGCTTCGGCAATGGCAAGCCCACCAGCATTGCTGCTGGCGAGGCGGACTCCTGGGCCGAGCTGCAAGAGGCCCAACTGCTCACCGCACAGACTTTGCCAAAATGTGGCCTCGCTGTCGCCAATGACATCGGTGAGGAAAAAGACATCCACCCGAAGAACAAACAAGAAGTCGGTCGCCGGCTCGCCCTTTGGGCTCTGGCCAAAGATTACGGCAAAACGGGCGCGGTCTTCAGCGGCCCGATGTATCGCAGCAGCAGCATCGAAGGCGGGAAAGTCCGCATTCAGTTCGATCACGTCGGCACAGGGCTAAAGACGCGTGATGGGAAAGCGCCAGGGCACCTCCAGATCGCTGGTGCGGATCAAAAGTGGCACTGGGCGCAGGCCCGAATCGAGGGGGCAGACATCGTCGTCTGGCATGATGCGGTGAAAGAGCCCGTCGGAGTGCGCTACGCCTGGGCTGCCTGGCCTGTGGGTGCAAATTTCATTAATGCCGAAGGCTTACCCGCATCCTGCTTCCGCACAGATCCATTCATCCCCAGCACTCTGGGAGTCGTCTCGCCCTTCAAAGAAACCGTGCCGGTGAAAAAGTAAGCCTCCTCCTCACGGCAGGAAATCACGCAACTCATAGAGCTTCGGGTCACGGATGGGCTCACGGCGGTGTGCTTTGGCCTTCTTCCACATTTGGCCAAAGAGGGCATCGGCAGCCTCACCATCCTCACCTTCAGTGCCCCCCATACCGAACTCGGACTCCAGCTTCTCGGGGTCCTCACCCGCTTCGAGTCGGCGCACCATCTCACGCAGCTCTGGCGGCGTATTGGAGCCCATCATCTCGGTCATCTTGCGCATGAAGCGCCCCAGTTGGCGTGGATCAGGGTTTTCCTCGTCCATGCCAGCCATATCCCGCTCCATCTCGGCCATGAAGCCGTCCATTTTATCCTCGTCGATTCCCGCAAAGGGGTCATTGCCCGTGTCCTCCTTCGCCTTGCCCGTGATGGAGAAAGCAGAAACGCGGCGCTCCATGCGCAGGCCCTGTCCATCAGGGCAAATAGGCACCGCATCACGCTGCGCCAGGCTGCGGGCTAGGAAGGAGTAGAGCTTGTTGTTGTCAGGGCAGTAGAACTCGTAAATCGGCATAGCAAAGGGGCCGGATCATGGCGCAATCCGTGCTCCAGACAAGGAAACAGGCCGCCGGGCCACCATTCTACCGACCAGCCGGAGAATGCATCACCACTTGCCACACCCGCTTTCGCGGCTAGCCTCCGCCCCCTTTTTCCCGAGGCCCCCAAAAACATGACCCCAGATAAAATCCGCAATATCGCCATCATCGCGCACGTCGATCACGGCAAAACGACGCTCGTTGACGGCCTGCTGCGCTCCAGTGGCAATTTCCGCGAAAACCAAGCCATCGCTGAACGCGCGATGGACAGCATGGATCTCGAAAAGGAAAAAGGCATCACCATCAAGGCCAAAAACACCTCCGTTCACTGGAACGACCACATCATCAACATCGTGGACACTCCTGGCCATGCCGACTTCGGCGGCGAGGTGGAGCGCGTCATGAAGATGGTCGATGGCGTGATGCTCGTGGTGGATGCCTACGATGGCCCACAGGCTCAGACACGCTTCGTGCTGAGAAAAGCACTCGAACAGGGCATCAAGCCCATCGTGCTAATCAATAAGATGGACCGTCCGCACATCGAGCCAGAAAAAGTGCACGACAAAGTGCTCGAGCTCCTGCTGGAACTGCACGCCACCGAAGACCAGTTCAATGCACCCTTTGTCTATGGCAGCGCCCGCGCTGGCTGGGTCACGGACAAGCCCGGCGGCGAGCAGCATGACATGACCTACCTCCTCGGGCAGATCGTCAAGCACATCCCCGCACCCAAAGCGGAGCCCGAGGGCTGCTTTGAGATGCTCGTCTCCAACATCGACTGGGACAACTTCGTCGGCCGTGTCGCCATCGGCAAAGTCACCCGCGGCAGCGTGAAGCTCGGCGACCGCGTCTTCCTCCTGGGCAAGACTCCAGATGAAAAGCCCACACCGGTCAAGGTGACGAAAGTCTTCCAATACACCACCCTCACCACGGGCGAGTCCGTGGAGGGCACCGCTGGCGACATCGTCGGCATCTCCGGCTTTGAGGACGTGGACATCGGCCAGACCGTCGCAGGCGCAGCAGATGCACCCGCACTTCCCTTCGTGGCGATCGACCCACCTACCATCGTCATGCAGTTCGCCGTCAATGATGGCCCGCTGGCCGGTCGCGAAGGCGACCACGTCACCTCCCGCAAAATCCGCGACCGCCTTGACCGCGAGCAGAAGATGAACGTCACCATCAGCGTCAAAGACACCGACACCGCTGGTATTTTCGACGTCAGCGCTCGTGGCGCCATGCAGATCGCCGTCCTCGTCGAGCAGATGCGCCGTGAGGGCTTTGAAGTGCTCGTCTCACGCCCCATGGTCATCATGAAGCGCATCAATGATGAGCTCTGCGAGCCCTTCGAGACCCTCTACGTCGATGTACCGGATGAATACCTCGGTGGCGTCATGAAATCGATCTCCGAGCGCAAAGGCAAAATCGAAGACATGAACGCCGAAAGCGGCCGCACCAGTCTCCAGGCCTACGTGCCCACCCGTGGCCTCATCGGCTTCGAATTCGAGCTGATGAACCTCACCAGCGGCCATGGCATCCACAGCCATCTCTTCCGCGAGTACGCCCCCCAGGCAGGCACCATGCAGACACGCACCACTGGCACCCTCGTCAGCACAGAGCCAGGAGAGGCCACCAGCTACGCCCTCGATACCATCCAGGTCCGTGGGAAGCTCTTCATCGCCCCTGGCGACTTGGTCTATGACGGCATGCTCGTGGGTGAAAATCCCCGCGCAGACGATCTCCCCGTCAATCCTACCCGCAGCAAGCAGCTCACCAACTTCCGCAGCGCTGGAAACGACAAAAACGCCCAGCTCGCTCCGCCCCTACGCTTCAGCCTCGAGCGTGCCATCGAGTACATCGCCCCTGATGAGCTCGTGGAAGCCACCCCGAAATCCATCCGCCTGCGCAAACGCGTGCTCGATCACAGCACCCGCCTCCGCGAGCGCAAGAAGATGGAAGCCCAGCTCGAAGGCGGCGAGGATTAATCCCCCTCCACCTTCCCATCGCGCCGACACAGATCGGAAAAGGTCACAGCGCTGCTGGCGTATAGCTGTGCCGCTATGTTCCCAGATTCACGCTACTCCCGCCGCCAGATGCTCCGCGCCGCCTCCTGCGGTTTTGGCTATCTAGCCATGTCGGGCATCGCGGGGGCTAGTCTGGATGCCAGGCCGCCCCAGCTACGCTCCAGGGCACGCCGAGTCATCTTTCTGAACATGGCCGGTGGTCCCGCCCAGTTGGACACCTTTGATTACAAGCCCCAAGTCGGCAAAAAACCGCACGCAGGCTCCATCGCCGAGTTCAAGCGCCGCGGCCAGAGTGGCCTCTGGGTCAGTGAGCTCCTGCCAAACCTCGCCCGCCATGCCGATAAGCTCTGCGTCATCAAATCCATGACGGCGGACACCAGCATCCATGCTCAGTCAATGCTCCAACTCCACACGGGCGACCGCCTGCGCCCCTGCCCCAGCATGGGGGCGTGGGTGGCGTATGGCCTCGGCACGGAGAATCAGAACCTGCCCGGCTTCATCAGCTTCAACACCGCCAAACCCAGCGAATACGCCGCTGCACAGCTCCCATCCGTCTTCAGCGGCACCCCTATCGGCATCAATGGCGAGGACATGTCCCAAGCCACCATCCGTGACATCCATAGTGCGCATCTGCCCCTGCCAGTGAAGCGTCGGCAGCTCGATCTCATCCAGGCCATGAATCGGGACCACCTCAGCCCCCGCCGTGACGAGGCGCAGCTCGAAGGCGTCATCGCAAACTTGGAACTCGGCTTCCGCATGCAGTCCCAGGCCCCAGAGCTGCTGGACCTCAGTCGGGAATCCCGGCTCATGCTCGAGCGCTACCGCGTCGGCACGAATCACGCCGTCGGTACCTGCAAAGGCAGCGACTTCGGTCGCCAGTGCCTCCTCGCCAGGCGCTTCTGTGAAGCCGGCGTGCGCTTCATCGAGATCACCCATGGCAGTTGGGACCAGCACACCGACCACCGCCGTGATCTCACTGCCAACTGCGCCACCACCGATGCCCCCATCGCCGCCCTGCTCGATG harbors:
- a CDS encoding sialate O-acetylesterase, whose protein sequence is MKRFLAFLSLSAGIASADVSLPAVFSDGMVLQQLQLVPVWGTAQPGEQVKVTFGEQTQQATAGKDGRWSVTLNPLNSSDKPAELIVAGRSTRTIKNVLVGEVWVCSGQSNMGMTVARSLNPEAEAAAAKFPAIRMFSVERQPAQESQTDCKGEWKEANSANVGNFSAAAYFFGRHLHQALKVPVGLINTSWGGTRVEAWTSQEALAQRPCAQEMLADWKDVSSKWDAATEQAAFDQRKAQWQAEVKKIDEQNKKAAAGTAKLPRPSAPRPPDDPTKTPHRPSVLFNGMIAPLIPYGIKGAIWYQGESNQRRAVQYQELLPTLINDWRKRWDSEFPFYIVQLASFGNGKPTSIAAGEADSWAELQEAQLLTAQTLPKCGLAVANDIGEEKDIHPKNKQEVGRRLALWALAKDYGKTGAVFSGPMYRSSSIEGGKVRIQFDHVGTGLKTRDGKAPGHLQIAGADQKWHWAQARIEGADIVVWHDAVKEPVGVRYAWAAWPVGANFINAEGLPASCFRTDPFIPSTLGVVSPFKETVPVKK
- a CDS encoding cytochrome C, whose amino-acid sequence is MPIYEFYCPDNNKLYSFLARSLAQRDAVPICPDGQGLRMERRVSAFSITGKAKEDTGNDPFAGIDEDKMDGFMAEMERDMAGMDEENPDPRQLGRFMRKMTEMMGSNTPPELREMVRRLEAGEDPEKLESEFGMGGTEGEDGEAADALFGQMWKKAKAHRREPIRDPKLYELRDFLP
- the typA gene encoding translational GTPase TypA; translated protein: MTPDKIRNIAIIAHVDHGKTTLVDGLLRSSGNFRENQAIAERAMDSMDLEKEKGITIKAKNTSVHWNDHIINIVDTPGHADFGGEVERVMKMVDGVMLVVDAYDGPQAQTRFVLRKALEQGIKPIVLINKMDRPHIEPEKVHDKVLELLLELHATEDQFNAPFVYGSARAGWVTDKPGGEQHDMTYLLGQIVKHIPAPKAEPEGCFEMLVSNIDWDNFVGRVAIGKVTRGSVKLGDRVFLLGKTPDEKPTPVKVTKVFQYTTLTTGESVEGTAGDIVGISGFEDVDIGQTVAGAADAPALPFVAIDPPTIVMQFAVNDGPLAGREGDHVTSRKIRDRLDREQKMNVTISVKDTDTAGIFDVSARGAMQIAVLVEQMRREGFEVLVSRPMVIMKRINDELCEPFETLYVDVPDEYLGGVMKSISERKGKIEDMNAESGRTSLQAYVPTRGLIGFEFELMNLTSGHGIHSHLFREYAPQAGTMQTRTTGTLVSTEPGEATSYALDTIQVRGKLFIAPGDLVYDGMLVGENPRADDLPVNPTRSKQLTNFRSAGNDKNAQLAPPLRFSLERAIEYIAPDELVEATPKSIRLRKRVLDHSTRLRERKKMEAQLEGGED
- a CDS encoding DUF1501 domain-containing protein, which gives rise to MFPDSRYSRRQMLRAASCGFGYLAMSGIAGASLDARPPQLRSRARRVIFLNMAGGPAQLDTFDYKPQVGKKPHAGSIAEFKRRGQSGLWVSELLPNLARHADKLCVIKSMTADTSIHAQSMLQLHTGDRLRPCPSMGAWVAYGLGTENQNLPGFISFNTAKPSEYAAAQLPSVFSGTPIGINGEDMSQATIRDIHSAHLPLPVKRRQLDLIQAMNRDHLSPRRDEAQLEGVIANLELGFRMQSQAPELLDLSRESRLMLERYRVGTNHAVGTCKGSDFGRQCLLARRFCEAGVRFIEITHGSWDQHTDHRRDLTANCATTDAPIAALLDDLDERGLLDDTLVIWGGEFGRPGLTPGQDKDQTGHQHRAFTFWLAGGGVKAGHAHGSTSENGSEVAEGAVHFRDLHATILHLLGLDHENLAIVSGGRRIRLTGLQGGKVVQNILA